In the genome of Nonlabens sp. MB-3u-79, one region contains:
- the rpsH gene encoding 30S ribosomal protein S8, whose product MNTDPIADYLTRIRNAVRANHRVVDIPASKVKKEITKILFDQGYILSYKFEDTSAQQNIKIALKYDRDTKESVIKDLQRLSKPGLRKYSGASELPRVLNGLGIAIISTSRGVMTDKQARSENVGGEVLCYVY is encoded by the coding sequence ATGAATACAGATCCAATCGCAGATTATCTAACTAGAATAAGGAATGCCGTTAGAGCAAATCACAGAGTAGTTGATATTCCTGCATCTAAAGTAAAAAAAGAAATAACTAAAATCTTATTTGATCAAGGTTATATTCTTAGCTATAAGTTTGAAGACACTTCGGCTCAACAAAACATAAAGATCGCTTTAAAGTACGATCGAGACACTAAGGAATCGGTTATTAAAGATTTACAGCGTCTATCTAAACCTGGTTTACGTAAGTATTCTGGTGCTAGTGAGTTGCCACGTGTTCTTAACGGTCTTGGTATCGCTATCATTTCTACCTCAAGAGGTGTTATGACTGATAAGCAAGCTCGTTCAGAAAATGTTGGTGGAGAAGTTCTTTGTTACGTTTATTAA
- the rplC gene encoding 50S ribosomal protein L3, which translates to MSGLIGRKIGMTSIYDENGKNMPCTIIEAGPCVVTQVRTEEVDGYSALQLGFDDKSDKNASKAAQGHFKKAGSGVKRKVAEFKRFDKEYNLGDSITVDMFTEGEFVDVAGTSKGKGFQGVVKRHGFGGVGQATHGQHNRLRAPGSIGAASYPARVFKGMRMGGQMGNEKVKVQNLRVLKVVSEKNLLVVKGCIPGHKNSYVIVQK; encoded by the coding sequence ATGTCTGGGTTAATAGGAAGAAAAATCGGAATGACTAGTATTTATGACGAGAATGGTAAGAATATGCCATGTACGATCATAGAGGCAGGTCCTTGCGTTGTTACCCAAGTCAGAACTGAAGAGGTAGATGGATATTCTGCTTTGCAATTAGGTTTCGATGACAAATCAGACAAGAATGCTTCTAAAGCTGCTCAAGGGCATTTTAAGAAAGCAGGTTCTGGTGTCAAAAGAAAAGTTGCTGAATTCAAACGTTTTGATAAGGAGTACAATTTAGGTGATTCGATCACTGTAGATATGTTCACAGAAGGTGAATTTGTCGATGTGGCGGGAACGTCAAAAGGTAAAGGTTTTCAAGGTGTTGTTAAACGTCACGGTTTTGGTGGTGTTGGACAAGCGACACACGGTCAACACAACCGTTTAAGAGCTCCTGGTTCTATCGGTGCTGCATCTTACCCTGCACGTGTATTCAAAGGAATGCGCATGGGTGGACAGATGGGTAACGAAAAAGTAAAAGTTCAAAATTTAAGAGTATTAAAAGTTGTTTCTGAAAAGAATCTTTTAGTGGTGAAGGGTTGTATACCTGGTCATAAAAACTCTTATGTAATCGTACAGAAATAA
- the rpsG gene encoding 30S ribosomal protein S7 — protein MRKRQAKKRPILPDPRFKDQLVTRFVNMMMLHGKKSTAFKLFYDAMDIVEEKNQDEEKTSLEVWKDALSNVMPHVEVRSRRVGGATFQIPMQIRPDRKISTAMKWLISYSRKRNEKSFSVRLASEILAAAKEEGAAVKKKVDTHKMAEANKAFSHFRF, from the coding sequence ATGAGAAAAAGACAGGCCAAGAAGCGTCCTATCCTACCGGATCCACGCTTTAAAGACCAGCTAGTGACACGTTTCGTTAACATGATGATGTTACACGGAAAGAAGTCTACAGCATTCAAACTTTTCTATGATGCAATGGATATCGTAGAAGAGAAAAATCAAGATGAAGAAAAGACTTCTCTAGAAGTGTGGAAAGATGCGTTATCTAACGTTATGCCACACGTAGAAGTACGTTCTCGCCGTGTTGGTGGAGCTACTTTTCAAATTCCAATGCAAATTAGACCGGATAGAAAAATATCTACTGCTATGAAGTGGTTGATCAGTTATTCTCGTAAGCGTAATGAAAAATCATTTTCTGTACGATTAGCTTCTGAAATTCTTGCTGCGGCTAAGGAAGAAGGTGCTGCTGTTAAGAAAAAGGTGGATACGCACAAGATGGCTGAAGCGAATAAAGCATTTTCACACTTTAGATTCTAA
- the rplD gene encoding 50S ribosomal protein L4, translating into MKIAVLDLKGKETGRQVELSDDIFGIEPSEHAIYLDVKQYLANQRQGTHKAKARAEITGSTRKIKKQKGTGTARAGSIKSPIFRGGGRIFGPLPRSYSFKLNKGQKRLARRSALSQKMAEGTLTVVENFNFEAPRTKDFIEVLEGLGLNNKKSLFVLGESNNNVYLSSRNLKGSDVITNSELSTYKILNAANVVLLEGSLEGIQETLSK; encoded by the coding sequence ATGAAGATAGCAGTATTAGATTTAAAAGGAAAAGAAACTGGCCGTCAGGTAGAGTTATCTGATGATATTTTTGGTATCGAGCCTAGTGAGCATGCTATTTATTTAGATGTAAAGCAATATTTGGCAAATCAACGTCAAGGTACGCATAAAGCTAAGGCCCGTGCAGAGATTACGGGAAGTACACGTAAGATAAAGAAACAAAAAGGAACAGGTACAGCACGTGCAGGTTCTATTAAGTCTCCTATCTTTAGAGGTGGAGGTCGTATTTTTGGTCCATTACCACGTAGTTATTCATTCAAATTGAATAAAGGTCAGAAGAGGTTAGCTCGTAGAAGTGCATTAAGTCAGAAGATGGCTGAGGGTACTCTTACAGTAGTTGAGAACTTTAATTTTGAGGCACCAAGAACAAAGGATTTTATTGAAGTTTTAGAAGGTTTAGGACTTAATAATAAAAAATCCCTTTTTGTGTTGGGTGAATCAAATAATAATGTATATTTGTCTTCGCGAAATTTGAAGGGCTCTGATGTTATAACTAACTCAGAATTAAGCACTTACAAAATTCTAAATGCTGCAAACGTAGTGCTTTTAGAAGGTTCGCTAGAAGGAATTCAAGAAACTTTAAGTAAATAA
- the rpmC gene encoding 50S ribosomal protein L29 produces MKQSEVKGYSQEELKDKLVESQVAYGDLKRTHSMSPLDNPSQITKLRKTIARIKTAINNK; encoded by the coding sequence ATGAAACAATCAGAAGTTAAAGGATATTCCCAAGAGGAATTAAAAGACAAACTTGTGGAATCACAAGTTGCTTACGGAGATTTAAAGAGAACTCATAGTATGTCACCATTAGATAATCCTTCACAGATTACTAAATTGCGTAAGACTATTGCGAGAATCAAGACTGCGATCAATAATAAATAG
- the rplB gene encoding 50S ribosomal protein L2, with protein MSVRKLKPVTPGQRFRVVNGYDAITTDKPEKSLLAPIKRSGGRNDSGRMTMRYKGGGHKRRYRIIDFKRNHHGVPATVASIEYDPNRTAFIALVNYQDGEKRYIVAPNGLKVGQNIVSGETATPEVGNAMKLSQIPLGSIVSCIELRPGQGATIARSAGSFAQLMARDGKYATVKMPSGETRLILQECLATIGAVSNSDHQLVVSGKAGRSRWLGRRPRTRPVVMNPVDHPMGGGEGKSSGGHPRSRNGIPAKGYRTRDKNKASTQYIIERRKK; from the coding sequence ATGTCAGTAAGAAAATTAAAACCTGTAACACCTGGACAGCGATTTAGAGTTGTTAATGGCTACGACGCCATTACAACTGATAAGCCGGAGAAGAGTTTACTCGCTCCGATAAAACGTTCAGGTGGTCGTAATGATAGTGGTCGTATGACTATGCGTTACAAAGGTGGTGGTCACAAAAGACGCTACCGTATAATCGATTTCAAGAGAAATCATCATGGTGTTCCAGCAACTGTTGCAAGTATAGAGTACGATCCAAATCGTACTGCCTTTATTGCTCTTGTGAACTACCAAGATGGTGAGAAGCGATATATCGTTGCTCCTAATGGTCTTAAAGTGGGTCAGAACATTGTGTCTGGCGAAACTGCAACTCCAGAAGTAGGAAACGCTATGAAGCTTTCACAAATTCCTTTAGGTTCGATCGTTAGTTGTATTGAATTACGTCCAGGTCAAGGAGCTACTATAGCTCGTAGTGCTGGTTCTTTTGCTCAGTTAATGGCAAGAGATGGTAAATACGCTACGGTTAAAATGCCTTCTGGAGAAACAAGATTAATTTTGCAAGAATGTTTAGCTACTATAGGAGCTGTTTCTAACAGTGATCACCAGTTAGTGGTAAGCGGTAAAGCAGGAAGATCTAGATGGTTAGGTAGAAGACCTAGAACTCGTCCAGTAGTGATGAACCCTGTTGATCACCCAATGGGTGGTGGAGAAGGTAAGTCTTCTGGAGGTCATCCAAGATCTCGTAATGGTATTCCTGCAAAAGGATATCGTACACGTGATAAGAATAAAGCTAGTACTCAATATATAATAGAACGTAGAAAGAAATAA
- the rpsN gene encoding 30S ribosomal protein S14, which translates to MAKESMKARERKRQAIVDKYAAKRKALKEAGDYEELQKLPKNASPVRLHNRCKLTGRPKGYMRQFGVSRVMFRQMANQGLIPGVKKASW; encoded by the coding sequence ATGGCAAAAGAATCAATGAAAGCGCGTGAGCGCAAGCGTCAAGCAATAGTGGATAAATATGCCGCTAAGAGAAAAGCTTTAAAGGAAGCTGGTGACTATGAAGAGTTACAGAAGCTTCCGAAAAATGCTTCTCCTGTTCGTTTACACAATCGTTGTAAATTAACTGGTCGACCTAAGGGTTATATGAGACAATTTGGTGTTTCTCGTGTAATGTTTAGACAAATGGCTAATCAAGGTTTAATTCCTGGCGTTAAAAAGGCTAGTTGGTAA
- the fusA gene encoding elongation factor G — protein sequence MAQRDLKYTRNIGIAAHIDAGKTTTTERILFYTGVSHKIGEVHDGAATMDWMEQEQERGITITSAATTCTWKFPMENAEPLPETKDYHFNIIDTPGHVDFTVEVNRSLRVLDGLVFLFSAVDGVEPQSETNWRLADNYKVPRIGFVNKMDRQGSNFLAVCQQVKDMLKSNAVPIVLNIGDEDEFKGIIDLVKNRAIVWHDDTQGATFDVIGIPEELKEEARKYRGMLIEEVAAYDENLLEKYMEDEDSITEDEVHAALRAAVMDMSIIPMICGSAFKNKGVQFLLDAVCRYLPAPTDKEGIFGINPDTDEQEIRRPDVNEPFAALAFKIATDPFVGRLAFFRAYSGRLDAGSYILNNRSGKKERISRIYQMHSNKQNAIDYIEAGDIGAAVGFKDIKTGDTMTDEKHPIVLESMDFPDPVIGIAVEPKTKADVDKMGMALAKLAEEDPTFQVRTDEASGQTIISGMGELHLDIIVDRMRREFKVELNQGAPQVEYKEAITRSATHRETYKKQSGGRGKFGDIVFTIEPAEPNEEGKIEEGLQFINKIKGGNVPKEFIPSIEKGFRESMKAGPLAGFEMDSMRVTLTDGSFHAVDSDALSFELAAKMGYKASAKSAGAVILEPIMKLEVITPEENMGDIVGDLNRRRGQVNDMSDRNGAKVVKADVPLSEMFGYVTTLRTLSSGRATSTMSFSHYAETPSNISEVVIAATKGNN from the coding sequence ATGGCACAAAGAGATTTAAAATACACGAGAAATATTGGTATTGCTGCGCACATTGATGCGGGTAAAACCACTACGACAGAGCGTATTCTTTTTTATACAGGAGTAAGTCATAAGATAGGTGAGGTGCACGATGGTGCTGCTACTATGGACTGGATGGAGCAAGAGCAAGAACGTGGTATTACTATTACTTCTGCTGCTACTACATGTACATGGAAATTTCCAATGGAAAACGCAGAGCCATTACCAGAAACTAAGGATTATCACTTTAATATTATTGACACACCAGGTCACGTTGACTTTACAGTAGAGGTTAATAGATCGTTACGTGTTCTTGACGGTTTAGTTTTCTTATTTAGTGCAGTTGATGGTGTTGAGCCGCAATCTGAAACTAACTGGAGACTTGCTGATAATTATAAAGTGCCGCGTATAGGTTTTGTAAACAAAATGGACCGTCAAGGGTCTAACTTTCTTGCTGTATGTCAGCAAGTAAAAGATATGTTGAAATCTAACGCAGTGCCGATTGTTTTAAACATTGGCGATGAAGATGAATTCAAAGGTATCATTGACCTTGTGAAGAATCGTGCTATTGTTTGGCATGATGATACTCAAGGAGCAACATTTGATGTGATCGGTATTCCTGAGGAATTGAAAGAAGAGGCAAGAAAATATCGTGGAATGCTTATCGAAGAGGTAGCTGCATATGATGAGAACTTGCTTGAAAAATATATGGAGGATGAAGACTCTATTACTGAGGATGAAGTGCATGCTGCTCTTCGTGCTGCTGTAATGGATATGTCTATTATTCCTATGATTTGTGGTTCAGCGTTTAAAAATAAAGGTGTTCAGTTTCTATTAGATGCTGTATGTCGTTATTTGCCTGCTCCTACAGATAAAGAAGGTATTTTCGGTATCAATCCTGATACTGATGAGCAAGAAATAAGAAGACCAGATGTTAATGAGCCTTTTGCTGCTCTAGCATTTAAAATTGCTACAGATCCTTTTGTTGGTCGTTTAGCTTTTTTCCGTGCTTATTCTGGCCGTTTAGATGCTGGATCATACATCCTTAACAACCGTTCAGGTAAAAAGGAACGTATTTCTCGTATTTATCAAATGCACTCTAATAAACAAAACGCCATCGATTATATCGAAGCGGGTGATATAGGTGCAGCGGTAGGATTCAAAGATATCAAGACTGGTGATACCATGACTGATGAAAAGCACCCTATCGTTTTGGAATCTATGGATTTTCCAGATCCAGTTATCGGTATTGCTGTAGAACCAAAAACTAAGGCAGATGTTGATAAAATGGGTATGGCTTTAGCTAAATTAGCTGAAGAAGATCCAACATTCCAAGTAAGAACTGATGAAGCTTCAGGCCAGACTATTATCTCTGGAATGGGAGAGTTACACTTAGATATTATCGTTGACCGTATGCGTCGCGAATTTAAGGTTGAGCTTAACCAAGGTGCGCCACAAGTGGAGTATAAAGAGGCTATCACTAGATCGGCTACACACAGAGAAACTTATAAAAAGCAATCTGGTGGTCGTGGTAAATTTGGAGATATTGTATTTACTATCGAACCAGCTGAACCAAATGAGGAGGGTAAGATAGAAGAAGGTCTTCAATTCATAAATAAGATTAAAGGTGGTAACGTTCCTAAGGAATTTATCCCTTCAATTGAAAAAGGTTTCCGTGAATCAATGAAAGCAGGTCCTCTTGCTGGATTTGAGATGGATAGTATGAGAGTAACCTTGACTGATGGATCTTTCCACGCTGTGGATTCTGATGCATTATCATTTGAACTTGCTGCTAAAATGGGTTACAAAGCTTCTGCAAAGTCTGCAGGTGCGGTAATTCTAGAACCTATCATGAAGCTTGAGGTAATTACTCCAGAAGAAAACATGGGTGATATCGTAGGTGACTTAAACCGTCGTCGTGGTCAAGTGAATGATATGAGTGATCGTAATGGTGCTAAGGTTGTTAAAGCTGATGTGCCATTGTCGGAGATGTTTGGTTATGTAACTACGTTACGTACGCTTTCATCAGGTCGTGCAACATCTACAATGTCATTTTCACATTATGCTGAAACTCCTTCTAACATTAGTGAAGTAGTAATCGCAGCAACAAAAGGTAACAATTAA
- the rpsS gene encoding 30S ribosomal protein S19 translates to MARSLKKGPYVFHKLESKVAQNIESGKKTVIKTWSRASMITPDFVGQTIAVHNGRQFVPVFVTENMVGHKLGEFSPTRSYRGHGGARNKGKK, encoded by the coding sequence ATGGCTCGTTCACTTAAAAAAGGACCTTACGTATTTCATAAACTTGAATCTAAGGTGGCTCAAAACATTGAGTCCGGAAAGAAAACTGTTATCAAAACTTGGTCTCGTGCATCTATGATCACTCCAGATTTTGTTGGTCAAACAATTGCTGTTCATAATGGACGTCAGTTTGTTCCCGTGTTTGTTACAGAAAACATGGTTGGACATAAACTTGGTGAATTTTCACCTACCAGATCCTACAGGGGTCACGGTGGTGCAAGGAACAAAGGTAAAAAATAA
- the rplV gene encoding 50S ribosomal protein L22 has protein sequence MGVRKRQTAERLKEERSKIAFAKLNNCPTSPRKMRLVVDIIRGKKVEDALNILKFSSKEAARRLDKLVLSAVANWQAKNEDADVAEAGLFIKEIRVDGGAMLKRLRPAPQGRAHRIRKRSNHVTLVLGQTNTVEAN, from the coding sequence ATGGGAGTTCGTAAACGACAAACGGCTGAAAGGCTAAAGGAAGAGAGAAGTAAAATTGCTTTTGCAAAGCTTAATAATTGCCCTACTTCACCTCGTAAAATGAGATTAGTAGTTGATATAATTAGAGGAAAGAAAGTGGAGGATGCATTAAACATTCTTAAGTTTTCTTCTAAAGAAGCTGCTAGAAGATTGGATAAGCTCGTACTTAGTGCTGTTGCAAATTGGCAAGCTAAGAATGAAGATGCTGATGTTGCTGAGGCTGGACTTTTTATCAAAGAGATAAGAGTTGATGGTGGTGCAATGTTAAAGAGGTTGCGTCCTGCTCCACAGGGTAGAGCGCATAGAATAAGAAAAAGATCAAACCATGTGACTCTTGTGTTAGGTCAAACTAATACCGTAGAGGCTAACTAA
- the rplW gene encoding 50S ribosomal protein L23 produces MSILIKPIITEKATRDSELLNRYGFEVSPKANKVQIKKEVEATYSVTVLKVRTMNTRINRNTKYTKSGIQVGKTSARKKAFVQLKDGETIDLYSNL; encoded by the coding sequence ATGAGCATTTTAATAAAACCTATTATTACTGAGAAGGCAACTAGAGATAGTGAGCTTCTAAATCGTTACGGTTTTGAAGTGTCTCCTAAGGCTAATAAAGTTCAAATCAAAAAAGAAGTAGAGGCGACCTATAGTGTAACTGTTCTTAAAGTAAGAACAATGAATACTCGTATCAATCGCAATACTAAATATACTAAATCAGGGATTCAAGTTGGTAAAACTAGTGCTCGTAAAAAAGCATTTGTACAACTTAAAGATGGTGAAACCATTGATCTTTACAGTAATCTATAA
- the rpsQ gene encoding 30S ribosomal protein S17, which yields METRNLRKERVGVVKSNKMDKSIVVTEVKRQKHPMYGKFVLKTKKYVAHDEKNECNEGDTVRIMETRPLSKSKNWRLVEILERAK from the coding sequence ATGGAGACTAGAAATTTAAGAAAAGAACGTGTAGGAGTTGTTAAAAGTAACAAGATGGATAAAAGCATCGTTGTTACTGAAGTCAAAAGACAAAAGCACCCTATGTATGGAAAGTTTGTTCTAAAGACAAAGAAATATGTTGCTCATGACGAAAAGAATGAGTGCAATGAAGGCGATACCGTACGTATTATGGAGACTCGACCTTTAAGTAAGTCTAAGAACTGGAGATTAGTAGAAATATTAGAAAGAGCTAAGTAA
- the rpsJ gene encoding 30S ribosomal protein S10, translating into MSQKIRIKLKSYDYNLVDKSAEKIVKTVKSTGAVVTGPIPLPTHKKIFTVLRSPHVNKKSREQFQLSSYKRLLDIYSSSSKTIDALMKLELPSGVEVEIKV; encoded by the coding sequence ATGAGTCAAAAAATCAGAATTAAACTCAAGTCTTACGATTATAATCTGGTAGATAAATCTGCAGAAAAAATCGTTAAAACTGTAAAAAGTACAGGTGCTGTTGTAACTGGACCTATTCCACTTCCAACACACAAAAAAATATTTACAGTATTAAGATCTCCTCACGTCAATAAAAAATCTCGTGAGCAGTTTCAATTGAGCTCTTACAAGAGACTTCTTGACATCTATAGTTCTTCTTCAAAGACTATTGATGCTCTTATGAAGTTAGAACTTCCTAGTGGAGTTGAAGTGGAGATCAAGGTATAA
- the rpsL gene encoding 30S ribosomal protein S12, producing the protein MPTISQLVRKGRAKITKKSKSAALDSCPQRRGVCTRVYTTTPKKPNSAMRKVARVRLTNGKEVNAYIPGEGHNLQEHSIVLVRGGRVKDLPGVRYHIVRGALDTAGVADRTQRRSKYGAKRPKK; encoded by the coding sequence ATGCCAACGATTTCACAATTAGTACGTAAAGGAAGAGCCAAAATAACCAAGAAGAGTAAATCGGCTGCTTTAGATTCATGTCCTCAACGTCGTGGAGTATGTACTCGTGTTTACACCACAACACCAAAGAAGCCTAACTCGGCAATGAGAAAGGTTGCTCGTGTTAGACTTACCAACGGTAAGGAAGTAAACGCATACATTCCAGGAGAAGGACACAATCTACAAGAGCACTCGATAGTATTGGTTAGAGGTGGAAGGGTAAAGGATTTGCCGGGAGTTAGATATCACATTGTGCGTGGAGCACTGGACACCGCAGGTGTAGCAGACCGTACACAACGTAGATCTAAATACGGTGCAAAACGCCCTAAGAAGTAA
- the rplE gene encoding 50S ribosomal protein L5: MSYLPRLKGEYRERIAGALQTEFSYKNVMEIPKLQKIVLSRGVGGAVADKKLIDYALEEFTTITGQKAVATLSKKDVASFKLRKGMPIGVKVTLRGDRMYEFLDRFVTVALPRVRDFQGIKADGFDGRGNYNLGITEQIIFPEINIDKVNKISGMDITFVTSADTDKEAKSLLSELGLPFKKN; this comes from the coding sequence ATGTCGTATTTACCAAGACTTAAAGGAGAATATAGAGAGCGTATTGCTGGGGCTTTACAGACAGAGTTTTCATACAAGAATGTTATGGAGATTCCTAAGCTACAGAAAATAGTGCTTAGCCGCGGAGTAGGTGGTGCTGTTGCTGACAAGAAATTGATTGATTACGCTTTAGAAGAGTTTACAACAATCACTGGTCAAAAAGCGGTGGCAACCCTTTCAAAGAAGGATGTTGCATCGTTCAAATTACGTAAAGGTATGCCAATTGGTGTAAAAGTTACTTTACGAGGTGATCGTATGTATGAGTTTTTAGATCGCTTTGTAACTGTTGCTCTTCCAAGGGTAAGAGATTTCCAGGGTATAAAAGCAGATGGATTTGATGGTAGAGGTAATTATAACTTAGGTATTACTGAGCAAATTATCTTTCCTGAAATTAATATAGATAAGGTAAATAAAATTTCTGGTATGGATATTACATTTGTAACCAGTGCTGATACTGATAAAGAAGCAAAATCGCTTCTTTCAGAATTGGGCTTACCTTTTAAAAAGAACTAA
- the rpsC gene encoding 30S ribosomal protein S3 has product MGQKTNPIGNRLGIIRGWESNWYGGNDYGDKLAEDDKIRKYIHARLSKASVSRIIIERTLKLVTVTITTARPGIIIGKGGSEVDRLKEELKKISDKDVQINIHEIKRPELDAHLVGSSIARQIENRISYRRAIKMAIAAAMRMNAEGIKVQISGRLNGAEMARSESFKDGRIPLSTFRADIDYALVESHTTYGRIGVKVWIMKGEVYGKRDLSPLVGLAKKQQGNKGGGTNPRGGSNRRRRN; this is encoded by the coding sequence ATGGGACAGAAAACAAATCCAATAGGAAATCGTTTAGGTATCATCCGCGGATGGGAATCTAACTGGTATGGTGGAAATGACTATGGAGATAAGTTAGCAGAGGATGATAAAATACGTAAGTATATCCACGCTCGTTTATCAAAGGCAAGCGTATCTCGTATTATTATCGAGCGTACCTTGAAACTTGTTACGGTTACTATTACTACTGCTAGACCTGGTATTATTATCGGTAAAGGTGGTTCTGAAGTAGATCGTTTGAAAGAAGAATTGAAAAAAATATCTGATAAGGATGTTCAAATCAATATTCATGAAATCAAAAGACCTGAATTAGATGCTCATTTAGTTGGCTCTAGTATCGCAAGACAAATTGAAAATCGCATCTCTTATAGACGCGCTATCAAAATGGCTATTGCTGCTGCTATGAGAATGAATGCTGAAGGTATCAAGGTTCAGATTTCAGGAAGATTGAATGGTGCCGAGATGGCAAGGTCTGAATCGTTTAAAGATGGTCGTATACCTCTTTCTACTTTTCGTGCTGATATTGACTATGCATTAGTTGAGTCACACACTACTTATGGTAGAATAGGTGTGAAAGTATGGATTATGAAAGGTGAAGTTTATGGTAAACGTGATCTTTCTCCTCTAGTAGGACTTGCAAAGAAACAACAAGGAAATAAAGGTGGTGGTACTAACCCTCGTGGTGGTAGTAATCGTCGTCGTAGAAATTAA
- the rplX gene encoding 50S ribosomal protein L24, giving the protein MAKLKIKTGDTVRVIAGEHKGSEGKISKVLIEKNKAIVEGVNMVSKHEKPSATNPQGGIKEKEAPLHVSNLSLIDKNGKNTKIGYESKDGKNVRIAKTTKEVI; this is encoded by the coding sequence ATGGCAAAGTTAAAAATCAAAACAGGGGATACGGTGAGAGTTATTGCTGGAGAACACAAAGGTTCTGAAGGTAAGATCTCAAAGGTCCTTATTGAAAAAAATAAAGCAATCGTTGAAGGTGTTAACATGGTTTCTAAACACGAGAAGCCTAGTGCAACAAACCCTCAGGGAGGAATAAAAGAAAAAGAAGCTCCGTTACATGTCTCAAACCTTTCTTTGATAGATAAGAATGGTAAGAATACCAAAATTGGTTACGAATCAAAAGATGGTAAAAATGTACGTATTGCTAAAACAACTAAAGAAGTTATATAA
- the rplP gene encoding 50S ribosomal protein L16 has protein sequence MLQPRKTKFRKQQKGRMKGDSGRGNQLAYGTFGIKSLDSNFINSRQIEAARIAATRFMKREGSLWIKIFPDKPITKKPLEVRMGKGKGNVEYWAAVVKPGRILFEISGVPQAVAQEALRLAAQKLPVKTKFIVARDYQE, from the coding sequence ATGTTACAACCTAGAAAAACAAAATTTAGAAAACAGCAAAAGGGTCGCATGAAAGGTGATTCTGGACGTGGTAACCAGCTAGCCTACGGGACCTTTGGGATTAAATCTTTAGATTCTAATTTCATTAACTCAAGACAAATCGAGGCAGCACGTATTGCAGCTACTCGTTTTATGAAGAGAGAAGGTTCTTTATGGATCAAGATATTTCCAGACAAGCCTATTACTAAAAAACCTCTTGAGGTTCGTATGGGTAAAGGTAAAGGTAATGTCGAGTATTGGGCAGCGGTTGTTAAACCAGGTAGAATTCTTTTTGAAATTTCTGGTGTACCTCAAGCTGTTGCACAAGAGGCATTGCGTCTTGCAGCACAAAAATTACCAGTTAAAACTAAATTCATAGTCGCTCGCGATTATCAAGAATAG
- the rplN gene encoding 50S ribosomal protein L14, translating to MVQQESRLKVADNTGAKEVLCIRVLGGTKRRYASVGDKIVVSVKESTPNGNIKKGAVSTAVVVRTKKEVRRPDGSYIRFDDNACVLLNPTSDMRGTRVFGPVARELRDRQFMKIVSLAPEVL from the coding sequence ATGGTACAACAAGAATCTAGATTAAAAGTAGCCGACAATACAGGTGCAAAGGAAGTTCTTTGTATTCGTGTATTGGGTGGTACTAAAAGGAGGTATGCTTCCGTAGGAGACAAAATTGTTGTTTCTGTTAAGGAATCTACTCCTAATGGTAATATTAAGAAGGGTGCGGTTTCTACTGCAGTCGTTGTCCGTACTAAGAAGGAAGTAAGAAGACCAGATGGTTCTTACATTCGTTTTGACGACAATGCTTGCGTTTTATTAAACCCAACTTCTGACATGAGAGGTACTCGTGTTTTTGGACCAGTAGCACGTGAATTACGTGACCGACAGTTCATGAAAATTGTTTCACTCGCTCCAGAAGTTCTATAA